In a genomic window of Polyodon spathula isolate WHYD16114869_AA chromosome 21, ASM1765450v1, whole genome shotgun sequence:
- the LOC121296107 gene encoding nuclear factor of activated T-cells, cytoplasmic 3-like isoform X3, translated as MQSHSPIISPPPPPRLQALKNCEGSCDIQESRYSPVGGPKAFECPSIQITSISPNCHQGIEANDGELQADGADNEYHERPLSRDHLYLPLDHSYRDSSLSPSPASSISSRSWFSDASSCESFSHVYDDVDSELNEAAARFNIGSPLACPGGLPRGCVGDESWQPAYGFGHSLSPMQSPGHSPRTSITDENWLSPRPPSRPSSRPTSPCGKRRHSSADICYPGSLSPHHSPSPSPGHSPRGSVTEDTWISNTALHSRQGHSPGIAPFQCCPSEADIPSKTRKTSQDQTATLSGKVEHCLDEAENMLPSLGSPVDDAQHLLKKDGPGEQFLSVPSHFTWNKPKPGHTPIFRTSSLPPLDWPLPNQFGQYELKVEVHPKTHHRAHYETEGSRGAIKAASGGHPVVKLFGYNEKPVNLQMFIGTADDRYLRPHAFYQVHRITGKTVATASQEIIIACTKVLEIPLLPENNMSASIDCAGILKLRNSDIELRKGETDIGRKNTRVRVVFRVHIPQPSGKVLSLQAPSIPVECSQRSAQELPQIEKYSLNSCSVNGGEEIIVTGSNFFPESKVIFLEKGPDGRPQWEVDAKIIREKSQGSTIVVEVPPYHSKTVTSAVQVQFYVCNGKRKRSQSQRFTYLAVLIKQEKREELDLPAVPSISIPMTHPASVPGLHPVRTQLPSPDQGHPHESIHPTSPRGLVPSMQQHAPCAPIVPSVVQHMPHIHGRNISAGSDCQMISPPMVHQTFQVSPAPPVRPSYQPMQANLMYNGQSGLPINSISPQGYESIPFQPDSAVSHPLGLGCQPMAYHSPNPCSVSTSPPTAGHPLAHPSHSGQHSPHLQSVGYHCASAGQVSSPTAAHPGLGQPSPQLQPMSYHSSNQRCASSPSPTTPHPMVHSPHSGPSSPQMHPLPYQSPNPRPASSPSPTSASPMVHLAHSGQPSPQAHSPGMAGLSRPNLDIKEESDDGELTFRSIGLQDITLDDVNEIIGRDMSQTPASHRMSGDGNS; from the exons ATGCAGTCACACTCTCCCATCatttcacctccacctccacctcggCTACAGGCGCTCAAGAACTGTGAGGGGTCTTGTGATATCCAAGAATCCAGATACAGTCCAGTGGGTGGTCCCAAAGCCTTTGAGTGCCCTAGTATCCAGATAACCTCCATTTCCCCAAATTGTCACCAGGGAATAGAGGCAAATGATGGCGAGCTACAAGCAGATGGCGCAGATAATGAGTACCATGAAAGACCTTTGTCAAGGGACCACCTttatcttcctcttgatcattCTTACAGGGATTCCTCCTTAAGTCCTAGTCCCGCTAGCAGTATTTCTTCCAGGAGCTGGTTCTCTGACGCTTCCTCATGCGAGTCATTCTCTCACGTGTACGATGACGTAGACTCTGAGCTCAATGAAGCTGCTGCTAGGTTTAATATCGGGTCTCCCTTGGCCTGTCCAGGTGGATTGCCAAGGGGCTGCGTGGGAGATGAGTCCTGGCAGCCAGCCTACGGGTTTGGTCATTCTTTGTCTCCCATGCAATCTCCAGGCCATTCGCCTAGAACCAGTATCACTGATGAAAACTGGTTGAGCCCTAGGCCACCTTCAAGACCTTCTTCAAGGCCAACTTCCCCCTGTGGCAAAAGGCGGCACTCTAGTGCTGACATCTGCTACCCcggctctctctctccccaccaCTCCCCGAGTCCCTCCCCAGGACACTCGCCCAGAGGCAGCGTGACAGAAGATACTTGGATAAGCAATACAGCTCTTCACAGCAGACAGGGCCATAGCCCTGGTATAGCGCCTTTTCAGTGCTGCCCTTCTGAGGCAGACATCCCATCCAAAACTAGGAAGACGTCTCAGGACCAGACTGCCACGCTGTCCGGGAAAGTGGAGCATTGTCTGGATGAGGCTGAAAACATGTTGCCGTCTCTAGGGTCCCCAGTAGATGATGCCCAGCATCTACTGAAGAAAGACGGACCCGGGGAACAGTTTCTGTCTGTTCCTTCACACTTCACTTGGAACAAACCAAAACCAGGCCATACTCCCATCTTTCG CACATCCTCATTGCCACCATTAGATTGGCCTTTACCAAACCAGTTCGGTCAATATGAATTGAAGGTTGAGGTTCATCCCAAAACTCATCACAGAGCACACTACGAAACAGAAGGAAGCCGAGGAGCGATAAAGGCAGCTTCCGGAGGGCACCCGGTAGTAAAG cttttcGGTTACAATGAAAAGCCAGTCAACCTACAGATGTTCATTGGAACAGCTGATGATCGCTACTTAAGACCACATGCCTTCTACCAGGTGCACAGAATCACCGGGAAAACTGTGGCTACAGCTAGCCAGGAAATCATCATTGCCTGTACAAAGGTTCTCGAAATTCCTCTTCTCCCCGAAAACAATATGTCAGCCAG CATTGACTGTGCAGGAATTTTAAAGCTTCGGAACTCAGATATAGAACTCCGGAAAGGTGAGACAGACATCGGCAGGAAGAATACCCGAGTGAGAGTTGTGTTCCGTGTGCACATCCCACAACCCAGTGGCAAAGTCCTGTCTCTTCAGGCTCCATCCATTCCTGTAGAATGTT CACAACGATCGGCCCAGGAGCTGCCGCAGATTGAGAAATACAGCCTGAACAGTTGCTCTGTCAATGGAGGAGAAGAAATTATTGTAACTGGTTCCAACTTTTTTCCAGAGTCTAAAGTAATATTTCTGGAGAAGGGACCAG atgGGCGGCCTCAGTGGGAAGTGGATGCAAAAATAATACGGGAGAAAAGTCAAGGG tctACTATTGTCGTTGAGGTTCCTCCCTACCACAGTAAGACAGTCACATCTGCAGTCCAGGTGCAGTTTTATGTGTGTAACGGCAAGAGGAAAAGAAGCCAATCTCAAAGATTTACATACTTGGCAG ttttaattaaacaggagaagagagaggagttGGATTTGCCTGCAGTTCCTTCTATCTCCATCCCAATGACTCACCCTGCCAGTGTGCCGGGTCTTCATCCAGTCAGGACACAGCTGCCATCACCTGACCAAGGGCATCCTCATGAAAGTATACACCCTACTTCACCAAGGGGCCTTGTCCCTTCAATGCAACAGCATGCGCCATGTGCACCTATCGTCCCCTCTGTCGTCCAACATATGCCTCACATTCATGGCAGAAACATCAGTGCAGGCTCAGATTGCCAGATGATCAGTCCCCCCATGGTGCACCAGACTTTCCAGGTGTCGCCAGCTCCACCCGTGAGGCCTTCCTACCAGCCTATGCAAGCAAACTTGATGTACAATGGACAATCCGGTCTTCCAATCAACTCTATCTCACCACAGGGATACGAAAGTATACCCTTTCAGCCCGATTCAGCTGTGTCTCATCCTTTGGGTCTTGGGTGCCAGCCAATGGCATACCACTCTCCTAACCCATGCTCTGTGTCCACTTCTCCTCCCACTGCAGGGCACCCACTGGCTCACCCATCTCATTCTGGACAGCACTCCCCTCACTTGCAGTCAGTCGGTTATCATTGCGCGAGTGCAGGCCAGGTCTCTTCCCCAACAGCAGCCCACCCAGGGCTGGGGCAGCCGTCTCCTCAGTTACAGCCAATGTCTTACCACTCTTCAAACCAGAGGTGTGCCTCCTCTCCTTctccaacaaccccacaccccaTGGTGCATTCCCCTCATTCTGGACCCTCCTCCCCTCAGATGCATCCATTGCCATACCAGTCGCCCAACCCTAGGCCTGCTTCCTCTCCCTCGCCGACGTCCGCCAGCCCCATGGTTCACCTGGCACACTCTGGGCAGCCCTCCCCACAAGCACACAGTCCTGGAATGGCAGGTCTCTCCAGGCCCAACCTGGACATAAAAGAGGAATCTGATGATGGAGAACTTACCTTCCGGTCCATCGGCCTGCAGGACATCACTCTCGATGATG
- the LOC121296107 gene encoding nuclear factor of activated T-cells, cytoplasmic 3-like isoform X1, with product MSTANCSGNDELDFRLMFGEDGQQPPLGPADLEQDDCASFYIFNGDQSQSVVHQPIGIPHHGMQSHSPIISPPPPPRLQALKNCEGSCDIQESRYSPVGGPKAFECPSIQITSISPNCHQGIEANDGELQADGADNEYHERPLSRDHLYLPLDHSYRDSSLSPSPASSISSRSWFSDASSCESFSHVYDDVDSELNEAAARFNIGSPLACPGGLPRGCVGDESWQPAYGFGHSLSPMQSPGHSPRTSITDENWLSPRPPSRPSSRPTSPCGKRRHSSADICYPGSLSPHHSPSPSPGHSPRGSVTEDTWISNTALHSRQGHSPGIAPFQCCPSEADIPSKTRKTSQDQTATLSGKVEHCLDEAENMLPSLGSPVDDAQHLLKKDGPGEQFLSVPSHFTWNKPKPGHTPIFRTSSLPPLDWPLPNQFGQYELKVEVHPKTHHRAHYETEGSRGAIKAASGGHPVVKLFGYNEKPVNLQMFIGTADDRYLRPHAFYQVHRITGKTVATASQEIIIACTKVLEIPLLPENNMSASIDCAGILKLRNSDIELRKGETDIGRKNTRVRVVFRVHIPQPSGKVLSLQAPSIPVECSQRSAQELPQIEKYSLNSCSVNGGEEIIVTGSNFFPESKVIFLEKGPDGRPQWEVDAKIIREKSQGSTIVVEVPPYHSKTVTSAVQVQFYVCNGKRKRSQSQRFTYLAVLIKQEKREELDLPAVPSISIPMTHPASVPGLHPVRTQLPSPDQGHPHESIHPTSPRGLVPSMQQHAPCAPIVPSVVQHMPHIHGRNISAGSDCQMISPPMVHQTFQVSPAPPVRPSYQPMQANLMYNGQSGLPINSISPQGYESIPFQPDSAVSHPLGLGCQPMAYHSPNPCSVSTSPPTAGHPLAHPSHSGQHSPHLQSVGYHCASAGQVSSPTAAHPGLGQPSPQLQPMSYHSSNQRCASSPSPTTPHPMVHSPHSGPSSPQMHPLPYQSPNPRPASSPSPTSASPMVHLAHSGQPSPQAHSPGMAGLSRPNLDIKEESDDGELTFRSIGLQDITLDDVNEIIGRDMSQTPASHRMSGDGNS from the exons ATCTAGAGCAAGATGACTGTGCATCATTTTACATCTTTAACGGTGACCAGTCTCAGTCTGTTGTCCACCAGCCCATAGGCATCCCTCACCATGGAATGCAGTCACACTCTCCCATCatttcacctccacctccacctcggCTACAGGCGCTCAAGAACTGTGAGGGGTCTTGTGATATCCAAGAATCCAGATACAGTCCAGTGGGTGGTCCCAAAGCCTTTGAGTGCCCTAGTATCCAGATAACCTCCATTTCCCCAAATTGTCACCAGGGAATAGAGGCAAATGATGGCGAGCTACAAGCAGATGGCGCAGATAATGAGTACCATGAAAGACCTTTGTCAAGGGACCACCTttatcttcctcttgatcattCTTACAGGGATTCCTCCTTAAGTCCTAGTCCCGCTAGCAGTATTTCTTCCAGGAGCTGGTTCTCTGACGCTTCCTCATGCGAGTCATTCTCTCACGTGTACGATGACGTAGACTCTGAGCTCAATGAAGCTGCTGCTAGGTTTAATATCGGGTCTCCCTTGGCCTGTCCAGGTGGATTGCCAAGGGGCTGCGTGGGAGATGAGTCCTGGCAGCCAGCCTACGGGTTTGGTCATTCTTTGTCTCCCATGCAATCTCCAGGCCATTCGCCTAGAACCAGTATCACTGATGAAAACTGGTTGAGCCCTAGGCCACCTTCAAGACCTTCTTCAAGGCCAACTTCCCCCTGTGGCAAAAGGCGGCACTCTAGTGCTGACATCTGCTACCCcggctctctctctccccaccaCTCCCCGAGTCCCTCCCCAGGACACTCGCCCAGAGGCAGCGTGACAGAAGATACTTGGATAAGCAATACAGCTCTTCACAGCAGACAGGGCCATAGCCCTGGTATAGCGCCTTTTCAGTGCTGCCCTTCTGAGGCAGACATCCCATCCAAAACTAGGAAGACGTCTCAGGACCAGACTGCCACGCTGTCCGGGAAAGTGGAGCATTGTCTGGATGAGGCTGAAAACATGTTGCCGTCTCTAGGGTCCCCAGTAGATGATGCCCAGCATCTACTGAAGAAAGACGGACCCGGGGAACAGTTTCTGTCTGTTCCTTCACACTTCACTTGGAACAAACCAAAACCAGGCCATACTCCCATCTTTCG CACATCCTCATTGCCACCATTAGATTGGCCTTTACCAAACCAGTTCGGTCAATATGAATTGAAGGTTGAGGTTCATCCCAAAACTCATCACAGAGCACACTACGAAACAGAAGGAAGCCGAGGAGCGATAAAGGCAGCTTCCGGAGGGCACCCGGTAGTAAAG cttttcGGTTACAATGAAAAGCCAGTCAACCTACAGATGTTCATTGGAACAGCTGATGATCGCTACTTAAGACCACATGCCTTCTACCAGGTGCACAGAATCACCGGGAAAACTGTGGCTACAGCTAGCCAGGAAATCATCATTGCCTGTACAAAGGTTCTCGAAATTCCTCTTCTCCCCGAAAACAATATGTCAGCCAG CATTGACTGTGCAGGAATTTTAAAGCTTCGGAACTCAGATATAGAACTCCGGAAAGGTGAGACAGACATCGGCAGGAAGAATACCCGAGTGAGAGTTGTGTTCCGTGTGCACATCCCACAACCCAGTGGCAAAGTCCTGTCTCTTCAGGCTCCATCCATTCCTGTAGAATGTT CACAACGATCGGCCCAGGAGCTGCCGCAGATTGAGAAATACAGCCTGAACAGTTGCTCTGTCAATGGAGGAGAAGAAATTATTGTAACTGGTTCCAACTTTTTTCCAGAGTCTAAAGTAATATTTCTGGAGAAGGGACCAG atgGGCGGCCTCAGTGGGAAGTGGATGCAAAAATAATACGGGAGAAAAGTCAAGGG tctACTATTGTCGTTGAGGTTCCTCCCTACCACAGTAAGACAGTCACATCTGCAGTCCAGGTGCAGTTTTATGTGTGTAACGGCAAGAGGAAAAGAAGCCAATCTCAAAGATTTACATACTTGGCAG ttttaattaaacaggagaagagagaggagttGGATTTGCCTGCAGTTCCTTCTATCTCCATCCCAATGACTCACCCTGCCAGTGTGCCGGGTCTTCATCCAGTCAGGACACAGCTGCCATCACCTGACCAAGGGCATCCTCATGAAAGTATACACCCTACTTCACCAAGGGGCCTTGTCCCTTCAATGCAACAGCATGCGCCATGTGCACCTATCGTCCCCTCTGTCGTCCAACATATGCCTCACATTCATGGCAGAAACATCAGTGCAGGCTCAGATTGCCAGATGATCAGTCCCCCCATGGTGCACCAGACTTTCCAGGTGTCGCCAGCTCCACCCGTGAGGCCTTCCTACCAGCCTATGCAAGCAAACTTGATGTACAATGGACAATCCGGTCTTCCAATCAACTCTATCTCACCACAGGGATACGAAAGTATACCCTTTCAGCCCGATTCAGCTGTGTCTCATCCTTTGGGTCTTGGGTGCCAGCCAATGGCATACCACTCTCCTAACCCATGCTCTGTGTCCACTTCTCCTCCCACTGCAGGGCACCCACTGGCTCACCCATCTCATTCTGGACAGCACTCCCCTCACTTGCAGTCAGTCGGTTATCATTGCGCGAGTGCAGGCCAGGTCTCTTCCCCAACAGCAGCCCACCCAGGGCTGGGGCAGCCGTCTCCTCAGTTACAGCCAATGTCTTACCACTCTTCAAACCAGAGGTGTGCCTCCTCTCCTTctccaacaaccccacaccccaTGGTGCATTCCCCTCATTCTGGACCCTCCTCCCCTCAGATGCATCCATTGCCATACCAGTCGCCCAACCCTAGGCCTGCTTCCTCTCCCTCGCCGACGTCCGCCAGCCCCATGGTTCACCTGGCACACTCTGGGCAGCCCTCCCCACAAGCACACAGTCCTGGAATGGCAGGTCTCTCCAGGCCCAACCTGGACATAAAAGAGGAATCTGATGATGGAGAACTTACCTTCCGGTCCATCGGCCTGCAGGACATCACTCTCGATGATG
- the LOC121296107 gene encoding nuclear factor of activated T-cells, cytoplasmic 3-like isoform X2: MLCATSADLEQDDCASFYIFNGDQSQSVVHQPIGIPHHGMQSHSPIISPPPPPRLQALKNCEGSCDIQESRYSPVGGPKAFECPSIQITSISPNCHQGIEANDGELQADGADNEYHERPLSRDHLYLPLDHSYRDSSLSPSPASSISSRSWFSDASSCESFSHVYDDVDSELNEAAARFNIGSPLACPGGLPRGCVGDESWQPAYGFGHSLSPMQSPGHSPRTSITDENWLSPRPPSRPSSRPTSPCGKRRHSSADICYPGSLSPHHSPSPSPGHSPRGSVTEDTWISNTALHSRQGHSPGIAPFQCCPSEADIPSKTRKTSQDQTATLSGKVEHCLDEAENMLPSLGSPVDDAQHLLKKDGPGEQFLSVPSHFTWNKPKPGHTPIFRTSSLPPLDWPLPNQFGQYELKVEVHPKTHHRAHYETEGSRGAIKAASGGHPVVKLFGYNEKPVNLQMFIGTADDRYLRPHAFYQVHRITGKTVATASQEIIIACTKVLEIPLLPENNMSASIDCAGILKLRNSDIELRKGETDIGRKNTRVRVVFRVHIPQPSGKVLSLQAPSIPVECSQRSAQELPQIEKYSLNSCSVNGGEEIIVTGSNFFPESKVIFLEKGPDGRPQWEVDAKIIREKSQGSTIVVEVPPYHSKTVTSAVQVQFYVCNGKRKRSQSQRFTYLAVLIKQEKREELDLPAVPSISIPMTHPASVPGLHPVRTQLPSPDQGHPHESIHPTSPRGLVPSMQQHAPCAPIVPSVVQHMPHIHGRNISAGSDCQMISPPMVHQTFQVSPAPPVRPSYQPMQANLMYNGQSGLPINSISPQGYESIPFQPDSAVSHPLGLGCQPMAYHSPNPCSVSTSPPTAGHPLAHPSHSGQHSPHLQSVGYHCASAGQVSSPTAAHPGLGQPSPQLQPMSYHSSNQRCASSPSPTTPHPMVHSPHSGPSSPQMHPLPYQSPNPRPASSPSPTSASPMVHLAHSGQPSPQAHSPGMAGLSRPNLDIKEESDDGELTFRSIGLQDITLDDVNEIIGRDMSQTPASHRMSGDGNS, from the exons ATCTAGAGCAAGATGACTGTGCATCATTTTACATCTTTAACGGTGACCAGTCTCAGTCTGTTGTCCACCAGCCCATAGGCATCCCTCACCATGGAATGCAGTCACACTCTCCCATCatttcacctccacctccacctcggCTACAGGCGCTCAAGAACTGTGAGGGGTCTTGTGATATCCAAGAATCCAGATACAGTCCAGTGGGTGGTCCCAAAGCCTTTGAGTGCCCTAGTATCCAGATAACCTCCATTTCCCCAAATTGTCACCAGGGAATAGAGGCAAATGATGGCGAGCTACAAGCAGATGGCGCAGATAATGAGTACCATGAAAGACCTTTGTCAAGGGACCACCTttatcttcctcttgatcattCTTACAGGGATTCCTCCTTAAGTCCTAGTCCCGCTAGCAGTATTTCTTCCAGGAGCTGGTTCTCTGACGCTTCCTCATGCGAGTCATTCTCTCACGTGTACGATGACGTAGACTCTGAGCTCAATGAAGCTGCTGCTAGGTTTAATATCGGGTCTCCCTTGGCCTGTCCAGGTGGATTGCCAAGGGGCTGCGTGGGAGATGAGTCCTGGCAGCCAGCCTACGGGTTTGGTCATTCTTTGTCTCCCATGCAATCTCCAGGCCATTCGCCTAGAACCAGTATCACTGATGAAAACTGGTTGAGCCCTAGGCCACCTTCAAGACCTTCTTCAAGGCCAACTTCCCCCTGTGGCAAAAGGCGGCACTCTAGTGCTGACATCTGCTACCCcggctctctctctccccaccaCTCCCCGAGTCCCTCCCCAGGACACTCGCCCAGAGGCAGCGTGACAGAAGATACTTGGATAAGCAATACAGCTCTTCACAGCAGACAGGGCCATAGCCCTGGTATAGCGCCTTTTCAGTGCTGCCCTTCTGAGGCAGACATCCCATCCAAAACTAGGAAGACGTCTCAGGACCAGACTGCCACGCTGTCCGGGAAAGTGGAGCATTGTCTGGATGAGGCTGAAAACATGTTGCCGTCTCTAGGGTCCCCAGTAGATGATGCCCAGCATCTACTGAAGAAAGACGGACCCGGGGAACAGTTTCTGTCTGTTCCTTCACACTTCACTTGGAACAAACCAAAACCAGGCCATACTCCCATCTTTCG CACATCCTCATTGCCACCATTAGATTGGCCTTTACCAAACCAGTTCGGTCAATATGAATTGAAGGTTGAGGTTCATCCCAAAACTCATCACAGAGCACACTACGAAACAGAAGGAAGCCGAGGAGCGATAAAGGCAGCTTCCGGAGGGCACCCGGTAGTAAAG cttttcGGTTACAATGAAAAGCCAGTCAACCTACAGATGTTCATTGGAACAGCTGATGATCGCTACTTAAGACCACATGCCTTCTACCAGGTGCACAGAATCACCGGGAAAACTGTGGCTACAGCTAGCCAGGAAATCATCATTGCCTGTACAAAGGTTCTCGAAATTCCTCTTCTCCCCGAAAACAATATGTCAGCCAG CATTGACTGTGCAGGAATTTTAAAGCTTCGGAACTCAGATATAGAACTCCGGAAAGGTGAGACAGACATCGGCAGGAAGAATACCCGAGTGAGAGTTGTGTTCCGTGTGCACATCCCACAACCCAGTGGCAAAGTCCTGTCTCTTCAGGCTCCATCCATTCCTGTAGAATGTT CACAACGATCGGCCCAGGAGCTGCCGCAGATTGAGAAATACAGCCTGAACAGTTGCTCTGTCAATGGAGGAGAAGAAATTATTGTAACTGGTTCCAACTTTTTTCCAGAGTCTAAAGTAATATTTCTGGAGAAGGGACCAG atgGGCGGCCTCAGTGGGAAGTGGATGCAAAAATAATACGGGAGAAAAGTCAAGGG tctACTATTGTCGTTGAGGTTCCTCCCTACCACAGTAAGACAGTCACATCTGCAGTCCAGGTGCAGTTTTATGTGTGTAACGGCAAGAGGAAAAGAAGCCAATCTCAAAGATTTACATACTTGGCAG ttttaattaaacaggagaagagagaggagttGGATTTGCCTGCAGTTCCTTCTATCTCCATCCCAATGACTCACCCTGCCAGTGTGCCGGGTCTTCATCCAGTCAGGACACAGCTGCCATCACCTGACCAAGGGCATCCTCATGAAAGTATACACCCTACTTCACCAAGGGGCCTTGTCCCTTCAATGCAACAGCATGCGCCATGTGCACCTATCGTCCCCTCTGTCGTCCAACATATGCCTCACATTCATGGCAGAAACATCAGTGCAGGCTCAGATTGCCAGATGATCAGTCCCCCCATGGTGCACCAGACTTTCCAGGTGTCGCCAGCTCCACCCGTGAGGCCTTCCTACCAGCCTATGCAAGCAAACTTGATGTACAATGGACAATCCGGTCTTCCAATCAACTCTATCTCACCACAGGGATACGAAAGTATACCCTTTCAGCCCGATTCAGCTGTGTCTCATCCTTTGGGTCTTGGGTGCCAGCCAATGGCATACCACTCTCCTAACCCATGCTCTGTGTCCACTTCTCCTCCCACTGCAGGGCACCCACTGGCTCACCCATCTCATTCTGGACAGCACTCCCCTCACTTGCAGTCAGTCGGTTATCATTGCGCGAGTGCAGGCCAGGTCTCTTCCCCAACAGCAGCCCACCCAGGGCTGGGGCAGCCGTCTCCTCAGTTACAGCCAATGTCTTACCACTCTTCAAACCAGAGGTGTGCCTCCTCTCCTTctccaacaaccccacaccccaTGGTGCATTCCCCTCATTCTGGACCCTCCTCCCCTCAGATGCATCCATTGCCATACCAGTCGCCCAACCCTAGGCCTGCTTCCTCTCCCTCGCCGACGTCCGCCAGCCCCATGGTTCACCTGGCACACTCTGGGCAGCCCTCCCCACAAGCACACAGTCCTGGAATGGCAGGTCTCTCCAGGCCCAACCTGGACATAAAAGAGGAATCTGATGATGGAGAACTTACCTTCCGGTCCATCGGCCTGCAGGACATCACTCTCGATGATG